In Pseudomonadales bacterium, a single window of DNA contains:
- a CDS encoding sodium-dependent transporter: MAARGEFSSKFGFILAASGSAVGLGNIWGFPTQAASNGGAAFLLVYLVLAFCLAYPALMAELIIGRHAKSNAVNALRLISTNRFSYHIGTITGFVGIITASLILSFYALVAGWMVCYFLAPIAELAGMQSVADWLTEFGLYRNVAFILVFMVLTVAIISGGVKDGIEKWSTRLMPALLALLFLLIAYVLTLDGAKEGVKAYLLPDFSRAVDLKLIVSAMGQAFFSLSLGVGTMLIYGSYISQKENLSYLGRMVTFVDIGIAVMAGMLILPAMYVAQHNGVAIFDAAGQLISEDTLIFTVLPALFDTMGITGIFISAAFFILMSIAALTSSISMLEVPVAYAVENHQIDRKRAAHFIGLLIALISVAIAFNFEMLFGLTIRATTQMSQPLLGLMLCIFAGWIWHRNNMLQEIKAGYPEVEQSLFWKIWPSYVRYVCPVAILTVFAQVVFA; encoded by the coding sequence ATGGCGGCACGGGGAGAGTTTAGCTCGAAGTTTGGTTTTATTTTAGCTGCTTCGGGGTCGGCAGTCGGTCTAGGGAATATTTGGGGCTTTCCAACGCAGGCGGCCAGCAACGGTGGAGCGGCATTTTTGCTGGTCTATCTGGTGTTGGCTTTCTGCCTGGCTTATCCAGCGCTCATGGCAGAGCTAATTATTGGGCGTCATGCCAAATCCAATGCGGTCAACGCCTTACGTTTAATTTCTACCAATCGATTTTCATACCACATTGGAACGATTACCGGCTTCGTTGGCATTATTACTGCGAGCCTTATTTTAAGTTTTTATGCATTGGTGGCGGGCTGGATGGTTTGTTATTTTCTGGCGCCTATAGCCGAATTGGCTGGTATGCAAAGTGTTGCCGATTGGCTGACGGAGTTTGGGCTTTACCGCAATGTTGCTTTTATATTGGTATTTATGGTTTTAACAGTCGCCATTATAAGCGGTGGTGTTAAGGATGGTATCGAGAAATGGTCTACTCGCCTAATGCCGGCCCTGCTTGCTTTGCTCTTTCTCTTGATCGCTTATGTATTGACATTAGATGGCGCAAAGGAGGGGGTAAAGGCCTATCTGCTGCCGGACTTCAGTCGAGCGGTGGATTTGAAATTAATCGTCAGCGCGATGGGGCAGGCTTTTTTCTCGCTGTCATTGGGTGTCGGTACCATGTTGATTTACGGCTCCTATATTAGCCAAAAAGAAAACCTATCCTACCTTGGACGCATGGTGACCTTTGTCGATATTGGCATCGCAGTGATGGCGGGCATGCTCATTTTACCGGCGATGTATGTTGCTCAGCACAATGGCGTCGCGATTTTTGACGCGGCGGGACAACTTATTTCTGAAGATACATTAATTTTTACGGTACTGCCGGCGCTATTTGATACCATGGGCATCACAGGTATTTTTATATCAGCCGCGTTTTTTATCTTGATGAGCATCGCGGCATTAACCTCTTCGATTTCGATGTTGGAAGTACCGGTCGCCTACGCAGTTGAAAATCATCAGATCGATCGTAAGCGCGCGGCGCATTTTATTGGTCTTCTTATTGCTTTGATCAGTGTGGCTATTGCCTTTAATTTTGAAATGCTCTTCGGATTAACCATCCGTGCCACCACCCAAATGTCTCAACCTTTATTGGGATTGATGCTTTGTATCTTTGCGGGCTGGATTTGGCATAGGAACAATATGCTGCAGGAAATTAAAGCGGGCTACCCAGAGGTAGAGCAAAGCCTATTCTGGAAAATTTGGCCTTCCTATGTTCGTTATGTTTGCCCAGTGGCGATCTTGACTGTATTTGCCCAGGTGGTTTTCGCTTAG
- the trpB gene encoding tryptophan synthase subunit beta, with protein MNLFDFEAGREGYYGQYGGAFVPEIITSTIKELRDCFRQCQQDPSFWAEFEQLMQEYSGRPTPVTYLANLSKKLGGAQIYVKREDLNHTGSHKINNVMGQGLLAKRLGKPRVIAETGAGQHGFATATMAAKFGFECKIYMGEVDVLRQRPNVFWMENLGAEVVAVKDGQRTLKDAINECMRDWVANMDTTHYVLGTACGPHPFPEIVSYFQSIIGKEANRQIQALAGRLPDRVYACVGGGSNAMGIFQGFLDDDAVELIGCEAGGTGTGIGHHAARIAYPDASIGVAQGYKTLFLQDSEGNMLETESVAAGLDYIGISPILAALSEQGRVRFTAASNDEVTEALRLVMATEGLIPALESTHAFARAIAEASSMGKDQIILINQSGRGDKDIFTVADALDDDHWKSFIKAKAVEYGS; from the coding sequence ATGAATTTGTTTGATTTTGAAGCAGGGCGAGAAGGCTACTATGGGCAGTATGGTGGTGCCTTTGTCCCCGAAATTATTACCTCAACCATCAAAGAGTTACGGGACTGTTTTCGGCAGTGTCAACAAGACCCCAGTTTTTGGGCGGAATTTGAGCAATTGATGCAGGAATATTCGGGTCGCCCCACGCCTGTAACTTATCTGGCTAACCTGTCAAAAAAATTGGGTGGTGCACAAATCTATGTAAAGCGTGAGGATTTGAATCATACCGGGTCGCATAAAATTAATAATGTGATGGGCCAGGGTTTACTGGCAAAACGCTTGGGCAAACCGCGAGTTATTGCAGAGACTGGCGCGGGTCAACATGGTTTTGCTACAGCAACGATGGCCGCCAAGTTTGGTTTTGAGTGCAAAATTTATATGGGTGAAGTGGATGTTTTACGACAACGCCCGAACGTGTTCTGGATGGAAAATCTGGGCGCCGAAGTCGTTGCGGTTAAAGATGGCCAGCGCACCTTAAAAGACGCTATTAATGAGTGTATGCGTGATTGGGTGGCGAACATGGATACTACCCATTATGTGTTGGGTACCGCCTGTGGCCCTCACCCTTTCCCCGAAATTGTCAGCTATTTTCAGTCGATTATCGGCAAAGAAGCCAATCGTCAAATTCAGGCGCTGGCTGGGCGCTTGCCGGATCGTGTGTATGCCTGTGTTGGTGGTGGCTCCAATGCAATGGGGATTTTTCAGGGCTTTTTGGATGACGATGCCGTCGAGCTGATTGGCTGTGAGGCTGGAGGAACCGGTACTGGGATTGGGCATCACGCTGCGCGGATTGCTTATCCCGATGCCTCTATCGGTGTGGCTCAGGGTTATAAAACCCTTTTTTTACAGGATTCTGAAGGTAATATGCTGGAAACAGAATCAGTGGCGGCAGGCTTGGATTATATTGGTATAAGCCCGATTTTGGCCGCACTTTCAGAACAGGGTAGAGTTCGATTTACTGCCGCGAGTAATGATGAGGTTACGGAAGCGTTGCGCCTAGTCATGGCGACGGAAGGCCTGATCCCAGCCTTGGAAAGCACCCATGCTTTTGCAAGAGCCATTGCTGAAGCGTCGAGTATGGGGAAAGACCAAATCATTCTGATCAATCAGTCCGGGCGTGGCGATAAGGATATTTTTACCGTAGCCGACGCTTTGGATGATGATCACTGGAAGTCTTTTATTAAAGCTAAGGCGGTCGAATATGGATCTTAA
- a CDS encoding tryptophan synthase subunit alpha, translated as MDLKGFITQRKQSKSPLVMTHVVCGYPSFEANLKELEIMSEFGVDFVELQFPFSEPSADGPLFVKANQQSIEQGTKVADCFDFMRQVTARFDFKVLMMGYYNTVFKMGHEKFVRQLKASGGCGYILPDLPLEEAAELHALSKAEGITPIMLMTPTNSDERLAQLAAAAEGFVYVVARKGVTGSKTQMSNTVSEFLDRCRKFTDLPLGVGFGVSAKEDIDFIGAHGDIAIIGTAALKAWEEGGETALRDFFEQLGIRK; from the coding sequence ATGGATCTTAAGGGGTTTATTACGCAACGCAAACAAAGTAAATCACCGTTGGTGATGACCCATGTTGTCTGCGGCTATCCATCCTTTGAGGCGAACCTTAAAGAGTTGGAAATTATGAGCGAATTTGGCGTCGACTTTGTTGAGCTACAATTCCCTTTTAGCGAGCCATCGGCAGATGGCCCATTGTTTGTTAAGGCGAACCAACAGTCCATCGAGCAAGGCACCAAAGTTGCTGATTGTTTCGATTTTATGCGGCAAGTCACCGCGCGGTTTGATTTTAAAGTGCTGATGATGGGTTATTACAACACTGTTTTCAAAATGGGCCATGAGAAATTTGTTCGGCAACTTAAAGCCTCCGGCGGCTGTGGCTATATCCTGCCTGATTTGCCGCTGGAAGAAGCCGCTGAGTTACATGCCTTGTCCAAAGCGGAGGGCATCACGCCTATCATGCTGATGACGCCTACCAATAGTGACGAAAGACTCGCACAACTAGCGGCGGCGGCAGAAGGGTTCGTCTATGTTGTAGCCCGCAAAGGTGTCACTGGCAGCAAAACGCAAATGTCTAATACCGTGTCGGAATTTTTAGACAGGTGTCGCAAATTTACCGATTTACCCTTGGGTGTGGGGTTTGGTGTCAGCGCCAAGGAAGATATTGATTTTATTGGTGCCCATGGCGATATAGCTATTATTGGCACCGCCGCTCTGAAAGCCTGGGAAGAGGGGGGTGAAACGGCGCTACGAGATTTTTTTGAACAACTGGGAATTCGCAAGTAA
- a CDS encoding LbtU family siderophore porin has protein sequence MKSLLSAKGAAFGLCAVLCSSPFSQQVWADDAKLMTELADLKARIEFLEKQLSAQSAAQPHSANREEKWTDRIGFSGLVEVEAASVDGVEENSSDITLAKVEIGLDAQVNEWVSASLLLLFEEDKTDPIAFDEAFIRIGNAEQSPFFLTAGLIHLPFGRFESHMVSDPITLEMGEFIETALQLGFEAGGWRSSLVLFNGDTKEQGDDKIDQFGLDIGYYWQAADADVEFDAALYYVNNIADSDGLQEAIADAENLTDQVSGVGGHLVLSVGAFTFIGEYLTATEQFDTADLAFNGVGAEPVSWNLEAAYHFTLNDWDATIALAWQGTDEALALELPEQRLMLGISLGIMQNTSLNIEWANDDDYDVADGGTGKSSDSITAQLAVEF, from the coding sequence ATGAAATCTTTACTTTCGGCTAAAGGAGCTGCCTTCGGCTTGTGTGCTGTCTTGTGTTCAAGTCCTTTTAGCCAGCAGGTCTGGGCCGACGACGCAAAATTGATGACTGAGCTAGCTGACCTAAAGGCACGAATTGAGTTTTTGGAAAAGCAATTGAGTGCACAGTCAGCAGCACAACCACATTCTGCTAACAGGGAAGAAAAATGGACTGATCGCATTGGGTTTAGTGGGTTAGTTGAAGTCGAGGCGGCATCAGTGGATGGCGTTGAGGAAAACAGCAGCGACATTACCCTGGCAAAAGTTGAAATCGGCTTGGATGCGCAGGTAAACGAATGGGTTAGCGCTTCCTTGTTGTTACTGTTTGAAGAGGATAAAACTGACCCGATTGCGTTCGATGAAGCTTTCATTCGAATTGGCAATGCCGAGCAATCACCATTTTTCCTAACCGCCGGACTGATCCATTTACCCTTTGGTCGTTTTGAAAGCCATATGGTGTCGGACCCTATTACCCTAGAGATGGGAGAGTTTATCGAAACTGCGCTGCAACTAGGTTTTGAGGCGGGTGGCTGGCGCAGCTCGTTAGTACTTTTCAATGGCGACACCAAAGAGCAGGGCGATGATAAGATCGATCAATTTGGTTTAGATATTGGTTACTACTGGCAGGCAGCGGATGCTGACGTTGAATTTGATGCGGCGCTTTACTACGTCAATAATATTGCCGACTCCGATGGTTTGCAGGAAGCAATTGCTGATGCGGAAAACCTGACAGATCAGGTCAGCGGCGTGGGCGGACACTTGGTGCTGAGCGTCGGGGCTTTCACTTTCATCGGCGAATACCTAACCGCGACAGAACAATTTGATACAGCGGATTTGGCTTTTAACGGGGTTGGCGCAGAACCAGTCAGCTGGAATCTTGAAGCAGCCTATCATTTTACCTTAAATGATTGGGATGCAACCATCGCGCTAGCTTGGCAGGGAACGGATGAAGCCCTGGCTTTGGAGTTACCGGAGCAACGCCTTATGTTGGGTATTTCCCTGGGAATCATGCAGAACACTTCGCTCAACATTGAGTGGGCCAATGATGATGACTACGATGTGGCCGATGGCGGCACGGGTAAGAGCAGCGACAGTATTACCGCACAATTGGCAGTTGAATTTTAA
- the rimO gene encoding 30S ribosomal protein S12 methylthiotransferase RimO, whose protein sequence is MSNPKIGFVSLGCPKALVDSERILTQLRTEHYDLVSDYQNADLVVVNTCGFIDSAKQESLNAIGEAIAENGKVIVTGCMGVEETTIRAMHPQVLSVSGPQQYAQVVNAVHQYAPIQQQHDPYTDLVPPQGIKLTPKHYAYLKISEGCNHRCSFCIIPSMRGDLVSRPIDEVMREAEGLVKAGVKELLVISQDTSAYGLDLKYQARTWHNKEYETRMLGLCDALGELGIWTRLHYVYPYPHVDKIIPLMADGKILPYLDIPFQHAGPRILKAMKRPGNAENTLDQIRRWRDTCPDLSIRSTFIVGFPGETEEDFQLLLDWLDEAQLDRVGCFEYSPVAGAKANELADPVPDDIKKDRWDRFMQTQQHISTNKLQQKIGRSVDVLIDEVTEEGAVGRSYADAPEIDGLVFLDNATYLKPGDMVNATITDADEYDLWAEPNNAQPLRIL, encoded by the coding sequence ATGTCCAACCCAAAAATCGGCTTCGTTAGCCTTGGTTGCCCCAAGGCATTGGTAGATTCAGAGCGCATTCTTACCCAGTTGCGCACCGAACATTACGATCTGGTATCCGATTACCAAAATGCCGACCTTGTGGTGGTCAATACTTGCGGTTTTATCGATAGCGCGAAGCAGGAATCCCTAAACGCCATTGGTGAAGCCATTGCGGAAAACGGCAAAGTCATCGTAACCGGCTGTATGGGCGTTGAAGAAACCACTATTCGCGCGATGCACCCGCAGGTATTGAGCGTCTCTGGCCCTCAGCAGTACGCGCAGGTGGTAAACGCCGTGCACCAATACGCACCGATACAGCAACAGCACGACCCTTATACGGATTTGGTACCGCCACAGGGTATTAAGCTTACCCCAAAGCATTATGCCTATCTAAAAATATCAGAGGGTTGCAATCACCGCTGCAGTTTTTGCATCATTCCTTCCATGCGCGGCGATCTGGTCAGCCGTCCGATTGATGAGGTGATGCGAGAAGCCGAAGGATTGGTAAAAGCTGGGGTAAAAGAGCTGTTAGTCATCTCCCAAGATACCAGCGCCTACGGCCTGGATTTGAAATACCAGGCCAGAACTTGGCACAACAAAGAATACGAAACGCGCATGCTGGGGCTATGCGACGCCTTGGGTGAACTGGGTATCTGGACTCGGCTGCATTACGTTTACCCCTACCCCCATGTGGACAAGATTATTCCACTGATGGCGGACGGTAAAATACTGCCCTATTTGGACATCCCCTTTCAGCATGCCGGCCCGCGCATATTAAAAGCGATGAAGCGACCCGGTAATGCCGAAAATACCTTGGATCAGATACGCCGTTGGCGCGATACCTGTCCGGATTTGAGCATACGCAGCACCTTTATTGTTGGCTTCCCCGGGGAAACGGAAGAAGACTTTCAGTTGCTGCTGGACTGGCTGGACGAAGCGCAACTGGATCGAGTTGGTTGTTTTGAATACTCTCCCGTTGCGGGCGCTAAGGCAAACGAACTCGCCGACCCGGTACCTGATGACATCAAAAAAGATCGCTGGGATCGCTTCATGCAAACGCAACAGCACATCAGTACAAACAAGCTACAGCAAAAAATCGGTCGCTCTGTAGATGTGCTGATCGATGAAGTTACCGAGGAAGGTGCCGTCGGTAGAAGTTACGCTGACGCGCCGGAAATTGATGGTTTGGTGTTTCTGGATAATGCCACCTATCTGAAGCCCGGCGACATGGTGAATGCGACCATAACCGATGCGGACGAGTATGATCTATGGGCGGAGCCGAACAACGCGCAGCCGTTACGTATTCTTTAG
- a CDS encoding EscU/YscU/HrcU family type III secretion system export apparatus switch protein, whose product MSTQPQKAVALFYDGDNPPVVSASGQHDVAEQIIALAREYGIPLYENAELVNVLATLELGESIPEALYLSIAEIIAFAYYIQGKRPKTAPSR is encoded by the coding sequence ATGAGCACACAACCACAAAAAGCCGTCGCGCTATTTTATGATGGCGACAACCCTCCCGTCGTCAGTGCTAGCGGACAACATGACGTGGCGGAACAAATCATTGCTTTGGCGCGCGAATACGGTATTCCACTGTATGAAAACGCCGAGCTGGTGAATGTGCTGGCAACGCTGGAGTTAGGCGAGTCGATTCCCGAAGCACTCTATCTCTCCATCGCCGAAATTATTGCTTTTGCCTATTATATTCAGGGTAAAAGACCGAAAACGGCGCCCAGCCGTTGA
- a CDS encoding flagellar hook-length control protein FliK, with protein sequence MDIKPSLLASFQALLPTSSDPAELAKVYAQGRIFTAIIEQVVQKPQSNNLSPLFEILINAEGKKITAESNQPFSPGQLIKVEVTKDGSLRVLQIVQPATEKQQELIQQGLRQALPLQQNHSTLLNRLEPLQALITQLNQKTNNPVLQQVQKQIGELISSLPRQEQLHNTQQLKQAITQNGSFLEAKLQRILQQLSPAPVQPAKTATTTQQTKTTVIEETLRQNAGLVKQLEALVGKDLKAQLVKLAAQLAPLAAPAVPAKTDGPAGAPHVLSSTPNAATNPQQSGNLNTAVNVTTNTTINKTVTTTNTTTQTALHITSRAPVNTFSSDSTKANPSATHKLTAATTPSLAADKINYAAKLATGASAYSRQSAPQNPSANSAPTPTPSATITAEAQIINRIIQAASGLSSEQSVNPQSPSQSRIEIPELLINTHTLLLLKRAGIQVSNNQTSMPREAFDLAVSTLLRQIANSIAKIQTNQYKSIVGKHAAPESSSINSWYVEIPVFNEGLFRPIQLQIDEERSADQPKDAKQGRQWKITLGFEFEELGEFFATLTLIENTLSATFWSERPQTLRRIEGELDILKKSLKAKGLEIKQLDCCKGTPSIQKSRLDQQLVDIKT encoded by the coding sequence ATGGACATAAAGCCCTCGTTACTCGCCAGTTTTCAGGCGTTATTGCCCACCAGTTCCGACCCCGCTGAACTGGCGAAAGTCTATGCGCAGGGCCGTATTTTTACCGCTATTATCGAGCAGGTTGTGCAAAAACCTCAGAGCAACAATCTGAGCCCGCTTTTCGAAATATTAATCAATGCCGAAGGTAAGAAAATAACTGCTGAGAGTAATCAGCCGTTTAGCCCTGGGCAGTTGATAAAAGTGGAGGTCACCAAGGATGGCAGTTTGCGGGTGCTACAGATTGTACAACCAGCAACGGAAAAACAGCAGGAGCTCATTCAACAGGGCCTGCGTCAGGCCTTGCCGCTGCAACAAAATCACAGCACTCTATTAAATCGACTCGAACCACTACAGGCACTAATTACCCAGCTAAATCAGAAAACCAATAATCCCGTTTTACAACAAGTGCAAAAACAGATCGGCGAACTGATTTCATCACTACCCCGCCAGGAACAACTGCACAATACCCAACAGTTAAAACAGGCTATCACCCAAAACGGCAGTTTCCTCGAAGCCAAATTACAACGCATTTTACAGCAGCTTAGTCCTGCACCAGTTCAGCCCGCGAAAACAGCAACAACAACGCAGCAGACCAAAACAACCGTTATTGAGGAGACCTTAAGGCAAAACGCGGGCCTGGTTAAACAGCTGGAGGCATTGGTTGGCAAAGATCTCAAAGCACAGCTGGTTAAGTTGGCAGCGCAACTGGCACCACTCGCCGCGCCAGCAGTACCGGCAAAAACAGATGGGCCGGCCGGTGCGCCTCACGTTCTTAGCTCAACACCCAACGCTGCGACCAACCCACAACAAAGCGGAAACCTTAATACCGCTGTTAACGTAACAACTAATACAACAATCAATAAAACCGTCACGACAACCAATACAACAACTCAAACCGCTTTGCATATAACTTCCCGCGCACCAGTCAACACATTTTCCAGCGATAGCACTAAAGCAAACCCTTCCGCCACGCATAAGTTAACGGCCGCGACGACACCCAGCCTGGCTGCAGACAAAATTAATTATGCAGCCAAACTCGCTACTGGAGCCAGCGCCTATAGCAGACAAAGCGCACCACAAAATCCATCCGCTAATAGCGCGCCTACACCAACACCCAGCGCGACTATTACAGCTGAGGCCCAAATAATTAATCGGATCATCCAAGCGGCTTCAGGTTTAAGTAGCGAGCAGTCCGTCAACCCACAAAGTCCATCTCAATCACGCATCGAAATTCCTGAGCTTTTAATTAACACCCACACCCTACTGCTACTCAAGCGCGCCGGTATTCAGGTATCCAACAATCAGACCAGCATGCCGCGCGAAGCGTTTGACCTCGCCGTCAGTACCCTGTTGCGGCAAATAGCCAATAGCATCGCCAAGATACAAACCAATCAATACAAAAGTATTGTCGGCAAGCACGCAGCACCGGAGAGCAGCAGCATCAATAGCTGGTATGTCGAGATTCCGGTGTTTAACGAGGGATTGTTTCGCCCGATTCAGCTTCAAATAGATGAGGAACGCAGCGCTGATCAACCCAAAGATGCCAAACAGGGTCGGCAGTGGAAGATAACCCTCGGCTTTGAATTTGAAGAGCTGGGAGAGTTTTTTGCAACCCTCACGTTGATTGAAAACACCCTGTCAGCAACCTTCTGGAGTGAGCGTCCACAAACCCTAAGGCGCATTGAAGGAGAACTCGACATCTTGAAGAAATCACTCAAAGCCAAGGGTCTCGAAATTAAGCAACTGGATTGCTGCAAAGGTACACCGTCCATACAAAAGTCTCGACTGGATCAGCAGCTGGTGGATATCAAAACATGA
- the ccmA gene encoding cytochrome c biogenesis heme-transporting ATPase CcmA encodes MAEHLLQANKLFCERERRVLFRDLDIALDIGEVLQIEGANGSGKTTLLRVLTGISDTYEGEVLWSGQSIKKVRTEYQLNMHYLGHAAGIKSTLTAEENLRWYAALAGRQLDGTLWEVLAQVGLRGYEDVPCYTLSAGQQRRVNLARLYLLPAKLWILDEPFTAIDKSGVAAIEQLMSHQVKSGGAVIVTTHQDLSSVANVRKVSLG; translated from the coding sequence GTGGCAGAACATCTCCTCCAAGCAAACAAGCTGTTTTGCGAACGCGAGCGTCGCGTATTATTCCGTGATTTGGATATTGCGCTTGATATTGGTGAAGTGTTGCAAATTGAAGGCGCTAACGGTAGCGGTAAAACGACTTTGTTAAGAGTGCTGACCGGTATTTCTGATACTTACGAGGGTGAAGTCCTGTGGTCTGGGCAATCGATTAAAAAGGTACGTACTGAATATCAGTTAAATATGCATTACTTGGGGCATGCGGCGGGCATTAAGTCGACGCTGACGGCGGAAGAAAACCTACGCTGGTATGCCGCACTGGCAGGCCGTCAGTTAGATGGAACTCTGTGGGAGGTGCTAGCGCAGGTCGGGCTGCGGGGTTATGAAGATGTCCCCTGTTATACACTCTCTGCTGGTCAGCAGCGGCGCGTTAATTTAGCCCGTTTGTACCTGTTGCCAGCAAAACTATGGATTTTGGATGAGCCCTTTACCGCGATCGATAAATCCGGTGTTGCCGCCATCGAGCAACTCATGAGTCATCAAGTCAAAAGCGGTGGTGCCGTGATTGTCACCACGCATCAAGATCTGAGTTCCGTCGCCAATGTGCGTAAAGTGAGTTTAGGGTGA
- the ccmB gene encoding heme exporter protein CcmB yields the protein MVRDLVIAFRHPSDLVNPLIFFMIVVTLFPLAVSPEKQFLAQAAPGVLWVAALLATLLSLDMLFQSDFQDGTLEQLLLSPQPLYIGILAKVTGHWLLSGLPLTLLSPLLAFMMFLPSEALPALMITLLLGTPVLSFIGAVGSALTVGLRKSGLLLSLLVLPLYIPVLIFSAGAVQAATVGLPIIGHLALLGAMLALALVLAPLAIAAGLRISLGN from the coding sequence TTGGTGCGGGACTTAGTGATTGCGTTTCGGCATCCCAGCGACTTGGTGAATCCGCTGATCTTTTTTATGATTGTGGTGACGCTTTTCCCGTTGGCAGTTAGTCCGGAAAAACAATTTCTGGCGCAGGCCGCACCAGGGGTACTGTGGGTGGCAGCGTTGTTGGCGACACTGTTGTCTTTGGATATGTTGTTTCAGTCGGATTTCCAGGACGGTACGCTGGAGCAATTACTTCTGTCTCCGCAACCGCTTTATATCGGTATACTTGCCAAGGTAACTGGACATTGGCTGCTTAGCGGCTTACCACTGACACTGCTGTCTCCGCTGTTAGCCTTTATGATGTTTTTACCCAGTGAAGCTTTGCCTGCTTTGATGATTACTCTATTGTTGGGAACGCCTGTGCTGAGTTTTATCGGTGCGGTGGGTTCGGCGTTGACGGTAGGATTGAGAAAAAGTGGATTGCTGTTGTCACTATTGGTGCTGCCACTGTATATTCCGGTACTGATTTTTTCAGCGGGAGCAGTGCAGGCCGCGACCGTTGGTTTGCCGATTATCGGACATTTGGCTTTGTTGGGTGCAATGTTAGCCTTGGCTTTGGTGCTGGCGCCGCTGGCGATTGCGGCAGGTTTGCGAATCAGCCTTGGCAATTAG
- a CDS encoding heme ABC transporter permease: MWTWFHRLGSPRWFYNISGRWLPWLAIAAALLIFSGTVWALVFAPQDYQQGNSFRIIYIHVPAALLAQSCYMIMAVAGAIGLIWKMKLADMAAKSCASIGASFTLLALVTGAVWGKPTWGTWWVWDARLTSMLILFFLYLGIVALHSAISDRDQAAKATAVLALVGLVNIPIIKYSVEWWNTLHQPATFTLTEKPAMPAEMWVPLLIMVLGFYCFFTVALIMRTRFEILVREWRTSWVKELLAKP; encoded by the coding sequence ATGTGGACTTGGTTTCATCGATTAGGCTCTCCCCGCTGGTTTTATAATATCAGCGGTCGCTGGCTGCCTTGGCTCGCTATCGCCGCAGCACTGTTGATCTTTAGCGGCACAGTCTGGGCGTTAGTGTTCGCGCCGCAGGATTACCAGCAGGGTAATAGTTTTCGTATTATTTATATTCATGTGCCCGCAGCGCTACTGGCGCAATCCTGTTATATGATCATGGCGGTCGCCGGAGCGATCGGTTTAATCTGGAAAATGAAGTTGGCGGATATGGCGGCGAAAAGCTGCGCTTCCATTGGTGCGTCTTTTACCTTGCTGGCGTTGGTGACAGGTGCGGTCTGGGGTAAGCCGACCTGGGGTACCTGGTGGGTCTGGGATGCGCGTTTAACTTCCATGCTGATTTTGTTTTTCCTTTATTTGGGTATCGTGGCGCTGCACTCTGCCATCAGTGACCGAGATCAAGCGGCGAAAGCCACGGCTGTGTTAGCTTTGGTTGGATTAGTTAATATTCCCATTATTAAGTATTCGGTGGAATGGTGGAATACCTTGCACCAGCCTGCAACCTTCACCCTTACAGAAAAACCAGCGATGCCTGCCGAAATGTGGGTGCCGCTGTTGATAATGGTGTTAGGCTTTTATTGTTTTTTTACGGTAGCACTTATTATGCGGACAAGATTTGAAATTCTGGTGCGCGAATGGCGTACCAGTTGGGTTAAGGAGTTATTGGCAAAACCATGA
- the ccmD gene encoding heme exporter protein CcmD, whose amino-acid sequence MSFSSFSDFIHMGGHGLYVWISYATALAVLVFNILMPMRLRKQFMVEQARQQRREEQNASHS is encoded by the coding sequence ATGAGCTTTTCTAGTTTTTCTGACTTTATCCATATGGGAGGTCACGGACTATATGTGTGGATTTCCTACGCAACGGCACTTGCGGTCTTGGTTTTTAATATCCTGATGCCGATGCGTCTGCGTAAACAATTTATGGTTGAACAAGCAAGACAGCAGCGTAGAGAGGAACAAAATGCATCCCATTCGTAA